Proteins encoded together in one Clostridium felsineum DSM 794 window:
- a CDS encoding sigma-70 family RNA polymerase sigma factor, with the protein MNEISVGRNEIISQDLDQYGNMLLRLAYSYMKNIYDAEDVVQEVFVQLLKNIDIFESDSYKRNWLICVARNICKNKLKSAWFKKCIELEEVPCYDRYKDGNVLDSVMNLPLKYREIIYLYYYEEYTTVEISDLINKKESTVRSLLSRGRKLLKKKLKEEYDFE; encoded by the coding sequence ATGAATGAGATTTCAGTAGGAAGAAATGAAATTATCTCACAGGATCTAGATCAGTACGGCAATATGCTTTTAAGGCTTGCATATTCTTACATGAAAAATATTTATGATGCTGAAGATGTGGTTCAAGAGGTTTTTGTACAATTACTTAAAAATATAGATATATTTGAAAGTGATTCTTATAAAAGAAATTGGCTTATTTGTGTTGCAAGAAATATATGTAAGAATAAATTGAAATCTGCTTGGTTTAAAAAATGTATAGAGTTGGAGGAAGTACCTTGTTATGACAGATATAAAGATGGTAACGTTTTAGATTCAGTAATGAATCTCCCTCTCAAGTATAGGGAAATTATTTATTTATATTACTATGAGGAATATACTACAGTTGAAATTTCGGACTTAATAAACAAAAAGGAATCAACAGTTAGATCACTTCTTAGTCGTGGAAGAAAATTATTAAAGAAAAAATTGAAGGAGGAGTATGATTTTGAGTAA